A window from Pseudarthrobacter sp. BIM B-2242 encodes these proteins:
- a CDS encoding helix-turn-helix transcriptional regulator: MLKFRNLDVDPSDPVEDWGFEGLLAAVERGDVRDWRRISQALRHDPRGKVAEELREVLDAVENPAMANLFTDLLDRAVATSDSAERAAVATELKDSLARSGLSRAEFARRLGTSQSRLSTYLTGKVTPSAVILLRARRLARP; the protein is encoded by the coding sequence ATGCTGAAGTTCCGCAACCTTGACGTCGACCCATCCGACCCCGTGGAGGACTGGGGTTTCGAAGGGCTGCTGGCTGCTGTTGAACGCGGAGATGTAAGGGACTGGCGCCGGATCAGCCAGGCGCTGCGGCACGATCCCCGGGGCAAGGTCGCCGAAGAGCTCCGCGAGGTCCTCGACGCCGTCGAGAACCCGGCGATGGCCAACCTCTTCACTGACCTGCTGGACCGGGCCGTGGCCACATCAGACTCCGCCGAGAGAGCAGCGGTCGCCACCGAGCTGAAAGATTCACTGGCACGCAGCGGCTTGAGCCGGGCAGAATTCGCACGACGCCTTGGGACATCCCAATCCCGGCTTTCCACCTACCTCACCGGAAAAGTCACCCCCTCTGCGGTGATCCTGCTGCGCGCCCGCAGACTCGCCCGGCCCTAA
- a CDS encoding J domain-containing protein yields the protein MASISHYAVLDISPDAAPEDVKRAYRSMAGKTHPDRGGMTHMFRMVQEAYETLSDPDLRAAYDREMGFAPVPDAPAARYDEGGYEDAGHDEQDDAPAYEDEAPVPQRKRLRPAMIVWAAVVAAVGAYFVFQCVGLLALTQPKTPYRLYTANGTPAVVYFVLWAVGALAAVFADTWFRTVRAPLACAVLAGAFALVTATGTFPVWTLALGTGLALTLVIALPLQILRADNYRK from the coding sequence GTCACTACGCCGTGCTGGACATCAGCCCGGACGCCGCACCCGAGGACGTCAAGAGGGCCTACCGCTCCATGGCGGGCAAGACCCACCCGGACCGCGGCGGGATGACCCACATGTTCCGGATGGTCCAGGAGGCCTACGAGACGCTGTCCGACCCGGACCTGCGTGCCGCCTACGACAGGGAAATGGGCTTCGCCCCGGTCCCGGACGCTCCCGCCGCCCGGTATGACGAGGGCGGCTATGAGGACGCGGGCCACGACGAGCAGGATGACGCGCCGGCGTACGAGGACGAGGCCCCGGTTCCGCAGCGAAAGAGGCTCCGGCCGGCCATGATCGTCTGGGCTGCCGTGGTCGCCGCTGTCGGCGCCTACTTTGTGTTCCAGTGCGTCGGGCTCCTGGCACTCACCCAGCCCAAGACGCCGTACAGGCTGTACACCGCCAATGGCACCCCGGCCGTCGTCTACTTCGTCCTGTGGGCCGTCGGGGCCCTAGCGGCAGTCTTTGCCGACACCTGGTTCCGGACCGTAAGGGCACCCCTGGCGTGCGCCGTTCTCGCTGGCGCCTTTGCCCTGGTCACCGCAACCGGCACGTTTCCCGTCTGGACTCTCGCCCTGGGCACGGGGCTGGCACTGACCCTGGTGATTGCTCTTCCACTGCAGATCCTCCGGGCCGACAATTATCGGAAGTGA